A region from the Mya arenaria isolate MELC-2E11 chromosome 2, ASM2691426v1 genome encodes:
- the LOC128217572 gene encoding actin-related protein 2/3 complex subunit 1A-A-like: MTEKHSFGVEPISCHSFSQNRQQLAISHNDNDVNIYNKSGKFWAVSGKLKEHGQRVTGIDWAPKTNVIVTCAADRNAYVWKLVKDEWVPTLVILRINRAATCVRWSPQENKFAVGSGARLISICYFEEENNWWVSKHIKKPIRSTITSLDWHPNNILIAASSTDFKARVFSAYVKEVEPKPSSTSWGPKMTFGNLMKEFSSGGGGWVHCVSFSDSGEKLAWVGHDSSIAIVDAANDCALSVIKGSFLPFYGITWITENSMVAVGFDCSPKLFSHAGSEIKFVHDLDVPKQADESKMTAMSRFKNLDKKGTAGGDTLTTLKTQHQNTIMQVSVYEGSKAKTTKIATSGIDGQLIIWDLKTLESSMAGLKIA, encoded by the exons ATGACTGAGAAACACAGCTTCGGTGTGGAACCTATCAGCTGTCACTCGTTTAGCCAAAACCGTCAGCAGCTGGCCATCTCGCATAATGATAATGATGTGAACATCTACAACAAGAGTGGGAAATTCTGGGCAGTTTCCGGCAAACTGAAGGAGCATGGGCAAAGGGTCACTGGAATTGACTGGGCCCCAAAGACCAATGTCATTGTCACTTGTGCAGCg GATCGGAATGCCTATGTTTGGAAGCTGGTCAAGGATGAGTGGGTGCCTACTCTTGTTATTCTGAGAATCAACCGAGCTGCTACCTGTGTTCGCTGGTCTCCGCAAG AGAACAAGTTTGCGGTGGGTAGCGGTGCTCGACTGATCTCCATCTGTTACTTTGAGGAGGAGAATAACTGGTGGGTGAGCAAGCACATCAAGAAGCCCATCCGCTCGACCATCACCAG TCTGGACTGGCATCCCAACAATATCCTGATAGCTGCCAGCTCTACTGACTTCAAGGCCAG AGTATTCTCTGCCTATGTGAAGGAGGTTGAGCCAAAACCCTCGTCAACCAGCTGGGGACCAAAGATGACCTTCGgtaacttgatgaaggagttCTCCTCTGGAGGAG GTGGCTGGGTTCATTGTGTGTCATTCTCTGACTCTGGTGAGAAGCTTGCCTGGGTCGGACATGACTCCAGTATCGCCATTGTGGATGCTGCTAATGACTGCGC GTTGTCTGTCATCAAGGGAAGCTTCCTGCCGTTCTATGGAATCACCTGGATTACAGAGAACAGCATGGTAGCTGTG GGTTTTGATTGCTCCCCAAAGCTGTTCAGCCATGCAGGCAGTGAGATCAAGTTTGTCCACGACCTTGACGTCCCCAAGCAGGCTGACGAAAGCAAGATGAC TGCCATGAGTCGCTTCAAGAACCTGGACAAGAAAGGAACAGCTGGTGGCGACACGTTGACCACACTCAAGACTCAGCACCAGAACACAATCAT GCAAGTGTCCGTGTATGAGGGATCAAAGGCCAAGACGACCAAGATTGCAACTTCCGGGATCGACGGGCAGCTCATTATTTGGGACCTGAAG ACCCTGGAGAGCTCCATGGCTGGTCTGAAGATAGCCTAG